In Erwinia sp. SLM-02, one genomic interval encodes:
- a CDS encoding SDR family oxidoreductase: protein MKNILITGAGTGFGKFYSIELAKRGHNVYAAVELPSQLYPLREEAAKHNVSINVIKVDITDPIDVNYASKLDIDILVNNAGIGEGGSIVDMPDSVFRKQFDINVFGTLSFTKAFLRKFTERKSGRIVFVSSVAGFLSTNFTGAYTASKHALESIAETLQLELKPFGISVSTINPAPYKTGFNDVQLEAFYNWYDKSTAIIDHDGVTFTMPQYDQYQDIKEMVDVILDDRAYVRNVFPKEFEDTIKTIQKDAWVAKNNS, encoded by the coding sequence ATGAAAAATATATTGATCACCGGAGCTGGAACAGGTTTTGGAAAGTTCTATTCTATCGAGTTGGCGAAAAGAGGGCATAATGTCTATGCAGCAGTTGAATTGCCAAGCCAGTTATACCCACTCCGGGAAGAAGCCGCGAAGCATAATGTATCAATCAATGTTATTAAAGTAGATATAACCGACCCTATCGATGTGAACTACGCATCTAAACTCGATATCGATATTTTAGTAAACAATGCGGGAATCGGTGAAGGGGGTTCCATCGTTGATATGCCTGATTCTGTATTCAGAAAGCAATTTGATATTAACGTATTTGGAACACTGTCATTCACTAAAGCTTTCCTGAGGAAGTTCACCGAAAGAAAAAGCGGCAGGATTGTTTTCGTCTCATCTGTAGCCGGTTTTTTATCAACTAACTTTACGGGTGCTTACACCGCATCTAAACATGCATTAGAATCTATTGCCGAAACGCTACAACTGGAATTGAAACCTTTTGGGATCTCTGTATCAACAATAAATCCGGCGCCGTACAAAACAGGATTTAACGATGTGCAGCTGGAAGCTTTTTATAACTGGTATGATAAAAGCACGGCAATAATTGACCATGATGGCGTTACTTTTACTATGCCTCAGTACGATCAGTATCAGGATATAAAAGAGATGGTTGATGTGATTTTAGACGACCGCGCTTACGTTCGTAATGTTTTCCCTAAAGAGTTTGAAGATACCATTAAAACAATTCAGAAAGATGCCTGGGTAGCAAAAAATAATAGCTGA
- the pspG gene encoding envelope stress response protein PspG, which yields MIEILFVLGFFLMLMLTGISILGILAALVVATLVMFVGGLFAIVIKLLPWLLLAVAAVWLYRTYIKQPGANGNRLF from the coding sequence ATGATTGAGATCCTGTTTGTTCTCGGTTTCTTTCTGATGTTGATGCTGACCGGTATTTCAATACTGGGGATCCTGGCGGCACTGGTGGTGGCAACGCTGGTGATGTTCGTCGGTGGGCTGTTCGCAATTGTGATTAAATTGTTGCCCTGGCTGCTGCTGGCGGTCGCTGCGGTGTGGCTGTACCGGACGTATATCAAGCAACCGGGCGCTAACGGCAACCGTTTATTCTGA
- a CDS encoding Lrp/AsnC family transcriptional regulator translates to MTQIDDFDFKILTLLESNGRLTNQELSDLVGLSASQCSRRRINLEQAGLILGYHARLSPDAVGMGVIGLIEVRLINHTLEYVDSFHRMVAEQSAIVDAYKTTGDADYLLKVAVADLAGLSALISQLVAGHKSVAHVKTSVVLDRLKENGMLAQA, encoded by the coding sequence ATGACCCAGATTGATGATTTTGACTTTAAGATACTGACTTTACTGGAAAGTAACGGACGGCTGACTAATCAGGAACTGAGTGACCTGGTCGGGTTATCCGCCTCGCAGTGCTCGCGCCGCCGCATTAATCTTGAGCAGGCGGGCCTGATCCTCGGCTATCACGCGCGGCTGTCGCCGGACGCGGTAGGGATGGGGGTCATCGGCCTGATTGAAGTGCGCCTGATCAACCATACCCTGGAGTACGTTGACAGCTTTCACCGCATGGTGGCGGAGCAGTCGGCGATCGTTGACGCTTATAAAACCACCGGCGATGCCGACTATTTGCTGAAGGTGGCGGTGGCCGATCTGGCGGGATTAAGCGCGCTGATCAGCCAGCTGGTTGCCGGGCATAAAAGCGTTGCACACGTGAAAACGTCGGTAGTGCTGGATCGTCTGAAAGAGAACGGCATGCTGGCGCAGGCCTGA
- a CDS encoding quinone oxidoreductase, with translation MAKRIQISQHGGPEVMQAIDFDPADPKNGEVQIENKAIGINYIDTYVRSGLYPASLPTGLGSEAAGIVRRVGPGVTALKTGDRVVYAQATLGAYSEVHNVAVDRVALLPDAISFEQAAASFLKGLTVYYLLRQTYVVQPDERFLFHAAAGGVGLIACQWAKALGAHLIGTVGSAEKAQRAKDAGAWATINYRQENIAQRVSELTEGKKLRVVYDSVGKDTWEASLDCLQRRGLMVSFGNASGPVTGVDLGILNQKGSLYVTRPSLYGYITTRDALTQASNELFSLLASGAIKVDVPESQKFALVDARRAHQALESRVTQGSSLLIP, from the coding sequence ATGGCAAAACGTATACAAATCAGCCAGCACGGCGGACCGGAAGTGATGCAGGCGATCGATTTTGATCCTGCCGATCCCAAGAATGGCGAGGTGCAGATTGAGAATAAAGCGATAGGGATTAACTACATTGATACCTATGTGCGCAGCGGTCTGTATCCCGCTTCGCTCCCGACCGGGCTGGGCAGCGAGGCCGCCGGGATCGTCAGGCGCGTAGGGCCGGGTGTGACGGCGCTGAAGACGGGTGACCGCGTGGTTTACGCTCAGGCAACGCTGGGTGCCTACAGCGAGGTGCACAACGTGGCGGTAGACCGAGTGGCGCTGCTGCCCGATGCCATTTCGTTTGAGCAGGCGGCCGCCTCATTCCTGAAGGGCCTGACGGTCTATTATCTGCTGCGCCAGACCTATGTCGTGCAGCCCGATGAACGCTTCCTGTTCCACGCCGCTGCCGGTGGCGTTGGGCTGATTGCCTGCCAGTGGGCGAAGGCGCTGGGTGCGCATCTGATCGGCACCGTAGGCTCGGCGGAAAAAGCGCAGCGGGCGAAGGATGCCGGGGCCTGGGCCACCATAAACTATCGCCAGGAGAATATTGCCCAGCGCGTCAGCGAGCTGACCGAAGGGAAAAAGCTGCGCGTGGTGTATGACTCGGTCGGTAAAGATACCTGGGAAGCCTCGCTCGACTGCCTGCAAAGGCGCGGTCTGATGGTCAGCTTTGGCAACGCCTCCGGCCCGGTGACCGGGGTGGATCTGGGCATTCTGAACCAGAAAGGATCGCTGTACGTCACCCGCCCTTCACTGTATGGCTACATCACCACCCGCGATGCGCTGACCCAGGCCAGCAACGAGCTGTTCTCCCTGCTGGCCAGCGGCGCGATTAAGGTGGACGTGCCGGAATCGCAGAAGTTTGCGCTGGTGGATGCCCGTCGTGCGCACCAGGCGCTGGAAAGCCGCGTGACCCAGGGATCCAGCCTGCTCATCCCATAA
- the dnaB gene encoding replicative DNA helicase has protein sequence MAGNKPTNKSFENREPRDRQMEGLKLPPHSLEAEQSVLGGLMLDNERWDNVSERVVAKDFFSRPHRMIFAEMQRLLELGKPIDLITLSESLETKSELSLVGGFAYLAELSKNTPSAANIGAYADIVRERAVVREMISVANEIADAGYDPQGRSSEDLLDLAESRVFQIAENRANKDEGPKSVDQILEATISRIESLYQTPHDGVTGVDTGYQDLNKKTAGLQRSDLIIVAARPSMGKTTFAMNLCENAAMLQDKPVLIFSLEMPGEQIMMRMLASLSRVDQTKIRTGQLDDEDWARISSTMGILLEKKNMFIDDSSGLTPTEVRSRARRIFREHGGLSLIMIDYLQLMRVPALSENRTLEIAEISRSLKALAKELQVPVVALSQLNRSLEQRADKRPVNSDLRESGSIEQDADLIMFIYRDEVYHENSDLKGVAEIILGKQRNGPIGTVRLTFNGQWSRFDNYAGPQYDDE, from the coding sequence ATGGCAGGAAATAAACCCACCAACAAATCCTTCGAAAACCGAGAGCCGCGCGATCGCCAGATGGAAGGTCTGAAGCTGCCCCCGCACTCGCTGGAAGCTGAGCAGTCGGTGTTGGGCGGTTTAATGCTGGATAACGAACGCTGGGATAACGTCTCTGAACGCGTGGTGGCGAAGGACTTCTTCAGCCGTCCGCACCGCATGATCTTCGCGGAAATGCAGCGCCTGCTGGAACTGGGTAAGCCCATTGACCTGATTACGCTTTCCGAGTCACTGGAAACCAAAAGCGAACTGAGCCTGGTGGGCGGCTTCGCCTATCTCGCCGAGCTGTCGAAAAACACGCCAAGCGCGGCGAATATCGGTGCCTATGCCGACATCGTGCGCGAACGTGCCGTGGTACGTGAGATGATCTCCGTCGCCAACGAAATCGCCGATGCGGGCTACGATCCGCAGGGGCGCAGCAGTGAAGATCTGCTCGATCTGGCGGAATCCCGCGTGTTCCAGATCGCCGAAAACCGCGCCAACAAGGATGAAGGGCCGAAAAGCGTCGATCAGATCCTCGAAGCGACCATCAGCCGTATTGAATCGCTGTACCAGACGCCGCACGACGGCGTAACCGGCGTGGATACCGGCTATCAGGATCTTAATAAAAAGACCGCCGGGTTACAGCGTTCGGACCTGATTATCGTTGCCGCGCGTCCGTCGATGGGTAAAACCACCTTTGCGATGAACCTGTGTGAAAACGCCGCGATGCTGCAGGATAAGCCGGTGCTGATTTTCAGCCTCGAAATGCCCGGTGAGCAGATCATGATGCGTATGCTGGCCTCGCTGTCGCGCGTGGACCAGACCAAAATCCGTACCGGCCAGCTCGATGATGAGGACTGGGCGCGTATTTCCAGCACCATGGGGATCCTGCTGGAAAAGAAGAACATGTTTATCGATGACTCCTCCGGTCTGACCCCGACCGAGGTGCGATCCCGCGCACGCCGTATCTTCCGCGAGCACGGCGGGCTGAGCCTGATTATGATCGACTACCTGCAGCTGATGCGCGTGCCTGCGCTGTCGGAAAACCGAACGCTGGAAATTGCCGAAATCTCCCGCTCGCTGAAGGCGCTGGCGAAAGAGCTGCAGGTGCCGGTGGTGGCGCTGTCGCAGCTTAACCGATCGCTGGAGCAGCGCGCGGATAAGCGCCCGGTCAATTCCGATCTGCGTGAATCCGGCTCCATCGAGCAGGATGCTGACCTGATCATGTTTATCTATCGTGATGAGGTGTATCACGAGAACAGCGATCTGAAAGGGGTGGCCGAAATCATCCTCGGTAAACAGCGTAACGGCCCGATCGGTACGGTGCGCCTGACCTTTAACGGCCAGTGGTCGCGCTTTGACAACTACGCCGGTCCGCAGTACGACGACGAGTAA
- the zur gene encoding zinc uptake transcriptional repressor Zur — translation MTSAEKILSQAEVICQQRSVRLTPQRMEVLRLMTEHNASISAYDLLDLLRASEPQAKPPTVYRALDFLLEQGFIHRVESTNSYVVCHHFEEPSHTSAMLICDRCGSVAEQHADGVEEILKKLAQKTGFTLAHSVIEAHGFCQRCSEVEACTHQDACDHDHSVPGKKRGR, via the coding sequence ATTACCAGTGCCGAAAAAATCCTGTCGCAGGCGGAAGTCATTTGTCAGCAGCGCAGCGTGCGGCTGACCCCGCAGCGTATGGAAGTACTGCGCCTGATGACCGAGCACAACGCTTCAATCAGCGCCTACGATTTGCTGGATTTACTTCGGGCATCTGAACCTCAGGCCAAACCGCCTACCGTTTACCGGGCGCTGGATTTCCTGCTGGAGCAGGGGTTTATTCACCGCGTGGAATCGACCAACAGCTACGTGGTCTGCCATCACTTCGAAGAGCCGTCGCACACTTCCGCGATGCTGATCTGCGATCGCTGCGGTTCAGTGGCCGAGCAGCATGCGGATGGCGTAGAAGAGATCCTTAAAAAGCTGGCGCAGAAAACCGGTTTTACCCTGGCCCACAGCGTGATTGAAGCACACGGTTTTTGCCAGCGGTGCAGCGAAGTGGAAGCCTGTACCCATCAGGATGCCTGCGACCACGACCACAGCGTGCCGGGCAAAAAACGCGGGCGCTGA
- a CDS encoding aminotransferase class I/II-fold pyridoxal phosphate-dependent enzyme has product MPVFSASPLLDRLEENLFSALERMAAQIDTSQRPLVDLSSGSPRQPTPAVVVATLQSAAAQPENHDYPSFWGKPTLRQAIARFYQRQYGVALDPDSEIAVFHGSHIGVTGLPRALLAPGQYLVSTDPCYPIYRSAAAQAQARFYGIPLHAKNQFLPDFTDVPEAVAREAGLLMLNYPHNPTGAVATPRLFDDALAFVQRLNVPLLHDFAYSAIGRHAQEAPPSLLTQPEGKAWGVEIYTMSKTFLMAGWRFGFAVGNASVISAFKKLHSHSYSTVFGAVQDAAITALDLPESEVAGFAALYHRRRERAIRALEAMRWPVDARQGTFFLWLPVPAGYSSQQFTERLLHEAQVLVAPGHGFGAGGEGFVRLSLTASDEALDEALKRIAALKLFS; this is encoded by the coding sequence ATGCCGGTATTTTCCGCTTCGCCCCTTTTAGATCGGTTAGAAGAGAATCTGTTTAGCGCGCTGGAGAGAATGGCGGCGCAGATCGACACCTCGCAGCGCCCGCTTGTCGACCTCTCTTCCGGCAGCCCGCGCCAGCCCACTCCGGCGGTGGTGGTCGCCACGCTGCAATCCGCCGCCGCACAGCCGGAAAACCACGATTACCCGTCGTTCTGGGGTAAGCCTACGCTGCGCCAGGCAATCGCCCGCTTTTATCAGCGCCAGTACGGCGTGGCGCTGGATCCGGACAGCGAGATTGCCGTTTTCCACGGCTCGCATATCGGCGTCACCGGGCTGCCGCGCGCGCTGCTGGCGCCCGGTCAGTATCTGGTTTCGACCGATCCCTGCTACCCCATTTACCGTTCGGCGGCCGCGCAGGCGCAGGCGCGGTTCTACGGCATCCCGCTGCACGCTAAAAACCAGTTCCTGCCGGACTTTACCGACGTGCCGGAAGCGGTCGCCCGCGAGGCAGGACTGCTGATGCTCAACTACCCACATAACCCGACCGGTGCGGTGGCTACCCCGCGGCTGTTTGACGATGCGCTGGCGTTCGTCCAGCGGCTGAACGTTCCGCTGCTGCATGACTTCGCCTACTCGGCGATTGGCCGCCATGCGCAGGAAGCGCCACCGAGCCTGCTGACGCAGCCGGAGGGGAAAGCGTGGGGCGTGGAGATCTATACGATGTCGAAAACCTTTCTGATGGCGGGCTGGCGCTTTGGTTTCGCCGTCGGCAACGCCTCGGTGATTAGCGCGTTTAAAAAGCTGCACAGCCACAGCTACAGCACGGTGTTTGGCGCGGTGCAGGATGCGGCGATTACCGCGCTGGATCTGCCGGAGAGCGAGGTTGCCGGGTTTGCGGCGCTTTACCACCGCCGTCGCGAGCGGGCCATCCGCGCGCTGGAAGCGATGCGCTGGCCGGTGGATGCCCGCCAGGGCACCTTCTTCCTCTGGCTGCCGGTGCCGGCGGGCTACAGTTCACAGCAGTTCACCGAGCGCCTGCTGCACGAGGCGCAGGTGCTGGTCGCCCCCGGCCACGGTTTTGGCGCAGGCGGCGAAGGCTTTGTGCGCCTGAGCCTGACGGCCAGCGATGAGGCGCTGGATGAGGCGCTGAAGCGGATTGCGGCACTGAAATTGTTTAGCTGA
- a CDS encoding secondary thiamine-phosphate synthase enzyme YjbQ: MWYQQTLTLNAKPRGFHLVTDEILGELRRLSDVQTGLLHLLLQHTSASLTLNENCDPTVRSDMEQHFLRHVPENAPYQHDYEGADDMPAHIKSSLLGTSLLLPVSRGRLLLGTWQGIYLGEHRIHGGERRIVATLQGE, translated from the coding sequence ATGTGGTATCAGCAAACGCTCACCCTGAACGCGAAGCCGCGTGGTTTTCACCTCGTCACCGATGAGATCCTCGGCGAACTGCGCCGCCTGAGCGATGTGCAGACCGGCCTGCTTCACCTTCTGCTGCAGCACACCTCCGCGTCATTAACCCTCAATGAAAACTGCGACCCCACGGTGCGCAGCGATATGGAGCAGCACTTCCTGCGTCACGTGCCGGAAAACGCGCCGTACCAGCATGACTACGAAGGCGCGGACGATATGCCGGCGCACATCAAATCCTCGCTGCTGGGCACCTCGCTGCTGCTGCCGGTCAGCCGTGGGCGGCTGCTGTTAGGTACCTGGCAGGGAATTTATCTGGGCGAGCACCGCATTCACGGCGGCGAGCGTCGGATAGTCGCAACGCTACAGGGGGAGTGA
- a CDS encoding YitT family protein, translating to MDNVVEQPAKIPHTLVEDIMAIVLGTLMVSFGVTLMKQAGALTGGTAGIAFLISYITKSTFGLAFFAINLPFYWLAVKRMGWAFTIKTFCAVGLVSLFSQLHPLFIHFAALDPFYATLFGNVVTGIGFIVLFRHKASLGGINILALWLQDRYGIRAGKLQMGVDTCVVLASLFVVTREMLVASILGAVILNLIIAMNHRPGRYFV from the coding sequence ATGGATAACGTCGTAGAACAACCCGCAAAAATCCCCCATACCCTGGTCGAAGACATCATGGCAATCGTGCTGGGTACGCTGATGGTTTCCTTCGGCGTGACGCTGATGAAGCAGGCCGGCGCGCTGACCGGCGGCACGGCGGGGATCGCCTTCCTGATTAGCTACATCACCAAAAGCACCTTTGGCCTGGCCTTCTTTGCCATCAACCTGCCGTTTTACTGGCTGGCGGTGAAGCGCATGGGCTGGGCCTTCACCATTAAAACCTTCTGCGCGGTTGGCCTGGTGTCGCTGTTCTCCCAGCTGCACCCGCTGTTTATTCATTTTGCGGCACTGGATCCCTTTTATGCGACACTGTTCGGTAACGTGGTGACCGGCATTGGGTTTATAGTGTTATTCCGCCATAAGGCCAGCCTGGGAGGTATCAATATCCTCGCGCTGTGGCTGCAGGATCGCTACGGTATCCGTGCCGGTAAACTGCAAATGGGCGTGGACACCTGCGTGGTGCTGGCCTCGCTGTTTGTCGTAACCCGCGAAATGCTGGTGGCGTCGATTCTGGGCGCGGTGATCCTGAACCTGATTATTGCCATGAACCATCGCCCGGGCCGTTACTTCGTGTAA
- the dinF gene encoding MATE family efflux transporter DinF, whose translation MRLLTAADKNLWRLALPMILSNITVPLLGLVDTAVIGHLDSPTYLGGVAIGTTITSFLFMLLLFLRMSTTGLTAQAFGANDKLALARALMQPLLLALLAGITFIVLKAPLTHLALGLTGGSEDVLHQADLFMQIRWLSAPATLANLVLLGWLLGVQYARAPVILLVVGNLVNILLDLWFVIGLKWGVQGAAAATAIAEYVSLLVGLLLVWRVMVMRGLSLRLLLNAWRGNLARLLRLNRDIMLRSLLLQVCFASLTIFGARLGSDIVAVNAVLLMFLTFTAYALDGFAYAVEACSGEAYGAGNSQQLLSVWHAACRQSGVVALAFSLIYALGGEHIVALLTSLEPLQELADRYLGWQVLMPLAGVGCYLLDGMFIGATRASEMRNSMVVAAAGFGLTLFTVPLLGNHGLWLAVTVFLLLRGISLWFIWQRHWRNGTWFDSSR comes from the coding sequence ATGCGACTGCTGACGGCTGCCGATAAAAATCTCTGGCGGCTGGCGCTGCCGATGATCCTCTCCAATATTACCGTGCCGCTGCTCGGGCTGGTTGATACTGCCGTTATTGGCCATCTTGATAGCCCGACCTACCTCGGCGGCGTGGCGATTGGTACGACTATCACCAGCTTCCTGTTTATGCTGCTGCTGTTCTTACGCATGAGCACCACCGGGCTGACCGCACAGGCGTTTGGCGCAAACGACAAGCTCGCTCTGGCGCGGGCGCTAATGCAGCCGCTGCTGCTGGCACTGCTGGCCGGCATCACGTTTATTGTGCTGAAAGCGCCGCTGACCCATCTGGCGTTGGGATTGACCGGCGGCAGCGAGGACGTGCTGCATCAGGCCGATTTATTTATGCAGATCCGCTGGCTCAGTGCGCCCGCCACGCTGGCAAACCTGGTTCTGCTCGGCTGGCTGCTGGGCGTGCAGTATGCCCGTGCGCCGGTGATCCTGCTGGTGGTGGGCAATCTGGTGAATATCCTGCTGGATCTGTGGTTTGTTATCGGCCTGAAGTGGGGCGTGCAGGGCGCGGCGGCGGCGACGGCTATTGCGGAATACGTCAGTCTGCTGGTAGGTCTGCTGCTGGTCTGGCGGGTGATGGTGATGCGCGGCCTGTCGCTGCGCCTGCTGCTCAACGCCTGGCGCGGCAATCTGGCACGCCTGCTGCGGTTGAACCGCGACATTATGCTGCGTTCGCTGCTGCTGCAGGTGTGCTTTGCCTCACTGACGATTTTCGGCGCGCGGCTGGGCAGCGATATTGTTGCCGTCAATGCGGTGCTGCTGATGTTTCTGACCTTCACCGCCTATGCGCTGGACGGTTTCGCCTATGCGGTCGAGGCTTGCTCAGGAGAAGCCTACGGTGCCGGAAACAGCCAGCAGCTGCTCAGCGTCTGGCACGCTGCCTGCCGTCAGTCCGGGGTTGTGGCACTGGCGTTTTCGCTGATTTATGCCCTGGGCGGGGAGCATATCGTGGCGCTGCTTACCTCACTTGAACCGCTACAGGAGCTGGCCGATCGCTATTTAGGGTGGCAGGTGCTGATGCCGCTGGCCGGCGTAGGCTGCTATCTGCTGGACGGCATGTTTATCGGGGCCACCCGCGCCAGCGAAATGCGCAACAGTATGGTGGTTGCCGCGGCGGGGTTTGGGCTGACGCTGTTTACCGTCCCGCTGCTGGGCAATCACGGGCTGTGGCTGGCGGTAACGGTATTCCTGCTGCTGCGCGGTATCAGCCTGTGGTTTATCTGGCAGCGGCACTGGCGTAACGGCACCTGGTTTGACTCATCACGCTGA
- the dusA gene encoding tRNA dihydrouridine(20/20a) synthase DusA has translation MTEKFPAHRFSIAPMLDWTDRHCRYFHRQLTRQSLLYTEMVTTGAIIHGKGDYLAYSQEEQPVALQLGGSDPAALAQCAKLAEERGYNEVNLNVGCPSDRVQNGRFGACLMGEAQLVADCIKAMRDVVSIPVTVKTRIGIDDQDSYEFLCDFIRRVSEEGGCETFIIHARKAWLSGLSPKENREIPPLDYERVYQLKRDFPHLTMSLNGGVKSLAEAKIHLQHLDGVMVGREAYQNPGLLAHVDGELFGSSQPVADSVAVVRAMYPYIERELASGTYLGHVTRHMLGLFQGIPGARQWRRYLSENAHKAGAGVEVVEQALSLVADKIVVNA, from the coding sequence ATGACCGAAAAATTCCCTGCACATCGCTTCTCCATCGCTCCGATGCTTGACTGGACCGATCGCCACTGCCGTTATTTCCATCGCCAGCTGACCCGTCAGAGCCTGCTTTACACCGAAATGGTGACCACCGGGGCGATTATCCACGGCAAGGGTGACTATCTGGCCTACAGCCAGGAGGAGCAGCCGGTTGCGCTTCAGCTGGGCGGCAGCGATCCGGCCGCGCTGGCGCAGTGCGCGAAGCTGGCGGAAGAGCGCGGCTACAACGAAGTGAACCTCAACGTCGGCTGCCCGTCAGACCGCGTGCAGAATGGTCGCTTTGGCGCCTGCCTGATGGGCGAAGCGCAGCTGGTTGCCGACTGCATCAAAGCCATGCGCGACGTGGTCTCGATTCCGGTTACGGTGAAAACCCGCATCGGCATTGATGACCAGGACAGCTATGAATTCCTCTGCGACTTTATCCGCAGGGTGTCGGAAGAGGGAGGCTGCGAGACGTTTATTATTCACGCACGCAAAGCCTGGCTTTCCGGCCTCAGCCCGAAAGAGAACCGCGAAATTCCACCGCTGGACTACGAGCGGGTTTATCAGCTGAAGCGTGACTTCCCCCATCTGACGATGTCGCTGAACGGCGGCGTGAAATCACTGGCGGAAGCGAAGATCCATCTGCAGCATCTGGACGGCGTTATGGTAGGGCGTGAAGCCTATCAAAATCCGGGGCTGCTGGCCCACGTTGACGGCGAGCTGTTTGGCAGCAGCCAGCCAGTCGCCGATTCCGTGGCGGTCGTTCGTGCAATGTATCCTTACATTGAGCGTGAGCTGGCTTCGGGCACCTATCTGGGCCATGTCACTCGCCATATGCTGGGTCTGTTCCAGGGCATTCCCGGTGCGCGCCAGTGGCGCCGCTATCTGAGTGAAAACGCGCACAAAGCCGGTGCGGGCGTTGAAGTGGTCGAGCAGGCGTTGTCGCTGGTGGCCGATAAGATCGTGGTTAACGCCTGA
- a CDS encoding amino acid aminotransferase, whose amino-acid sequence MFQNVDAYAGDPILSLMETFKQDDRAHKVNLSIGLYYDAQGAIPQMDAVAKAEALLNAKPQMASLYLPMEGLPPYRSAVAPLLFGADHPVLKAGRIATIQTLGGSGALKVGADFLKYYFPNSQVWVSDPTWENHIAIFAGAGFTVNTYPWYDPATNGVKFDALLEKLHALPAQSIVLLHPCCHNPTGADLTNDQWDKVTEVLKARELIPFLDIAYQGFGGGMEEDAYAIRAIAAAGLPALVSNSFSKIFSLYGERVGGLSIVCDDADEASRVLGQLKATVRRNYSSPPNFGAQVVSCVLNDADLKANWLAQVEAMRVRIQEMRQTLVDVLSQAAPGKNFDYLLKQRGMFSYTGLSAAQVDRLRNEFGVYLIASGRICVAGLNHNNVRQVAEAIAAVI is encoded by the coding sequence GTGTTTCAAAATGTTGATGCCTATGCTGGCGATCCAATTCTTTCTCTGATGGAAACGTTCAAGCAGGACGATCGTGCGCACAAGGTAAACCTGAGCATCGGCCTGTATTACGACGCACAGGGTGCAATCCCGCAGATGGACGCCGTGGCGAAAGCGGAAGCGCTGCTGAATGCCAAACCGCAGATGGCGTCACTGTATCTGCCGATGGAAGGCCTGCCGCCTTACCGTAGCGCGGTTGCACCGCTGCTGTTTGGTGCGGACCATCCGGTACTGAAAGCGGGCCGTATCGCGACTATTCAGACGCTGGGCGGCTCCGGCGCGTTGAAAGTCGGCGCAGATTTCCTTAAATACTATTTCCCGAATTCACAGGTGTGGGTCAGCGATCCGACCTGGGAAAACCACATTGCTATCTTTGCCGGTGCCGGCTTCACGGTGAACACCTACCCGTGGTACGACCCGGCAACCAACGGCGTGAAATTTGATGCGCTGCTGGAAAAACTGCACGCCCTGCCGGCGCAGAGCATCGTGCTGCTGCATCCGTGCTGCCACAACCCGACCGGCGCGGATCTGACCAACGATCAGTGGGATAAAGTCACCGAAGTGCTGAAAGCGCGCGAGCTGATCCCGTTCCTCGACATCGCCTATCAGGGCTTTGGCGGCGGCATGGAAGAGGACGCCTATGCGATTCGCGCCATTGCTGCAGCGGGCCTGCCGGCACTGGTCAGCAACTCCTTCTCGAAAATCTTCTCGCTGTACGGTGAGCGCGTTGGCGGCCTGTCAATCGTCTGTGACGATGCCGACGAAGCCTCCCGCGTGCTGGGCCAGCTGAAAGCGACCGTTCGCCGCAACTACTCCAGCCCGCCGAACTTTGGTGCGCAGGTGGTTTCCTGCGTGCTGAACGATGCCGATCTGAAGGCGAACTGGCTGGCGCAAGTGGAAGCGATGCGCGTGCGCATCCAGGAAATGCGCCAGACGCTGGTGGACGTGCTGAGCCAGGCGGCACCGGGTAAAAACTTCGACTACCTGCTGAAGCAGCGCGGAATGTTCAGCTACACCGGCCTGAGCGCGGCGCAGGTTGACCGCCTGCGCAACGAGTTTGGCGTTTACCTGATCGCCAGCGGCCGTATCTGCGTCGCCGGTCTGAACCATAACAACGTGCGTCAGGTGGCGGAAGCTATCGCTGCGGTAATCTGA
- a CDS encoding CsbD family protein, translating to MNNDEVSGNWKQFKGKVKEQWGKLTDDDLTVVEGKRDQLVGKIQERYGYQKDQAEKELSDWESRNNHRW from the coding sequence ATGAATAACGACGAAGTCAGCGGCAACTGGAAGCAGTTCAAAGGGAAAGTCAAAGAGCAGTGGGGCAAGCTCACCGATGATGATTTGACGGTGGTCGAGGGTAAACGCGACCAGCTGGTCGGTAAGATTCAGGAACGTTATGGCTACCAGAAAGATCAGGCCGAGAAGGAACTGAGCGACTGGGAAAGCCGCAACAACCATCGCTGGTAA